GATAACCTCAATATTTTGAACCATTTCTTTTCCAAGATAATGGTCGATACGGTAAATTTGATCTTCATTAAAAGCAGCTTGTAATTCTTGATTCAATTTCTCAGCAGATGGCAAGTCATGGCCGAATGGTTTTTCAATCACTAATCGTGTCCAGCCGGATGTTTCTTTTAAACCATGATCTTTCAACTGATTGGCAATGGTGCCAAAGAAGTCAGGAGCCATAGCTAAATAAAACAAGCGGTTGCCTTCTGTGCGGTATTCCCGTTCCAACGACTCCACCATAAATTTCAAGTCATTATAGGACTCTGTAGATGTAACATCAAACGATTTATAGTAAAAATGAGACGTGAATTCGGATACGTCTTCATCTTCAGAAACGAGTCCTTGAATGGATTGCGCCACCTTCTCACGGATAATATCGTTATTCCATCCGCGGCGGGCAAGGCCAATTACAGCAAAATTCTCATCTAATTTACCGCTCTTATAAAGACGGTAAATGGAAGGGTATAATTTGCGATTTGCCAAATCGCCAGTGGCTCCAAAAATCACAATCGTTGCTTTTGGTTGTATAGTTTCACTCATGATTAGATTCCTCAATTCTTTAGTTTCTGTAAAGATGTTCAAAATGCTGCTTCATAAGCTCATAAATAAATCTCTGCATATTATATCCATCACGGTTTTTATGGATTCGTGAATGATGGATTGCTGATTTTATTAAAACTTTTTGAATAAACAATCAAACATTAAAATTCCCTAAAGATAGAAGGGGATTAATCATTAACTTTACAGAATGAGCCGTGGCTTTGTCAATTTATTTACCTCGAAAAAGGAGTTAATAGATTTATTTTTCTGAAATTAATTGGAGTTAAAAAGTCCTCTTTCATGCCAACGTCTTTTGTGCATTATCAACAGGACGATATAGGATATTCTCTTATTAAAAACTCAACTTTCGTACTTAAGAATAAGCATATAAGCCTTGCTGTTCCAGGATGAACATGATCGCTATTATCATGCTTGCTTTTCGTTCAATCATTCTTGTATTTTTTGAACATGGTAGGGTGTATAGCTTCCGCTCCGGCCAACCACTACGCTTTCCGACGTACAGGACGTACTAGTGCAGACGTTGCAACAAATGTTTTCGGTGGGGTGAGTAAGCGCAACCCCAGGACGTTGCGATCTTAGTCTGCCATGGGGACGGCTTCAGCTAACTTGAAAAGAAAACCGCTTTTCAAGTGGATCTTCAGCTCGCCCTGCGATGCACAAATGTTTTCGATGGGGCGAGTAACCGCAGTCCCACGACGTGCAAGTGCAGGCGTTGTGACTGGAGTCACGGTTTTAGCCTGTAAACCACTCGTTCTTCGTGGTTGGCCTGCGCTTTAATAGGATTCTACAGCGCATGGAAGAAATAACACCCTGATGAAGTGAGATAAAATAATACTAGCTTTATTTCAGAATAATTGCTAAAATGTAAATAATTCAACGAAAGGAAGTGTTCTATTGTTTACAGCGCCCGTTATATTCGAAGAAAAAGCAGATTACATGAAACATGATCGGCTGACAAAAAAGCTGATACAAGAGTTTTTCGAAGAGTTCATCGAAGGATTTTTCCCCGACCTTCACCCCTACATTGATTTCACCAACGTCACATTCCTAGAGCAGGAAGTCTACCTGGACTACATCGAAGGCTCCAAAAAGGAAATTGACGTGCTCGCCGAAGTGAAGTTGCATTACGAGGATAAAATTCTCCATATTCATACCGAAGCGCAATCCACCCATGAAGCAAATTTCCCCGAAAGAATGTTTCTCTACTTCAGCTATCTTTACGCCAAACACCGCAAACCAATTCAACCCATCGCCGTTTTGAGTTATAATAGAAGCCAAGAAGAACCGACACAATTCAAAATCAATACACCCACCCAAGAAGTACTTCAATTTAACTTTTTGCAATTACAATTAAGAAAGAAAAACTGGAAAGAATATATTCAATCAGATAACCCGGCCGCAGCAGCGTTGCTTAGTCAGATGGGCTATGAAGAACACGAGCGTGTCCAAGTAAAGTTGGAATTTCTGCGTATGATTACCCGCATGAAAATCAATCCGGTGCAAATGGAATTCCTTTACGGTTATTTCGAGACTTATTTAAAACTAAACAAAAAGGAGGGGGAACAAATGATGGAGAAAATGGAGAACTTGCCGGAAGAGGAAAAAGAAATGGTCATGCAGCTGCCGAATTCTTATTTTGAGAGAGGGAAGCAAGAAGGGATAGAAGAAGGGATAGAAAAGGGGATAAAAAAGCGGAACCGGGAGTTAGCTTTGAAACTGATAACAAGAGGTATGTCAACCAGTGATATTGCAGAGATTACAGATTTAAGCGAAGCAGAAATTAAAAAGCTTGCTAGTGAGTAAACAAATAAAATAGGTTATCTGTTTCCATAACCAAACAAAGTGAGCTGGTTTACATGTAAATTGGTTCACTTTGTTTATAGGAAGCAAAATTTATTTCGAGACTTATTTAAAACGAAACAAAGAGGAGGAACAGATGATGGAGAAAATGAAAAACTTGCCAGAAGAGGAAAAAGAAATGGTCATGCAGCTGCCGAATTCTTATTTTGAGAGAGGGAAGCAAGAAGGGATAGAAGAAGGGATAGAAAAGGGGATAGAAAAGCGGAACCGGGAGGTAGCATTGAAACTGATAACAAGAGGTATGTCAATCAGTGACATTGCAGAGATTACAGACTTAAGCGAAGCAGAAATAAAAAAGCTTGCAAGTAAATAACCCATCAATTCATCTGCTATGATGAAGCGGCACAAGGAAGCCTGTTTTAAATAAAAACCGACTTCCTTGTTTCAAGCTGTACAGTCACGCTCTTTTTTAAAAGGAAGCGCCCTGCCATCACTGCTTTGCCTTATTCCACTTCAAGATGATCTGATTAATAACTTGGGAGAACATTAAACCGATCGCAATGCCCCCGGCTAGCAGCATTACCTGCGCAGAGAGCTGAATCGCTGTATTATAGTCATTTTCAACAAAGTTCCGCATGGCATTGTAGGCAACACCGCCCGGAACAAGAGGGATAATACCGGACACAGTAAATACAATGATCGGACGTTTTAGGATACGGGAACATAGTTGACTGAGAATGGAAACAAGCATAGCTGCAAATGTGGTTGCAGCAACGATATCAACATGAAATTCCCTTAATGTATAAAATAAAATCCAGCCGAGCATACCGACAAGGCCGCATGGTATCAATGATTTTTTGGGCGCATTAAACAATACACCAAAACCTGCAGACGCAATAAAGCTGGCTGCAAGTTGGACAATAATGTCGAACATGTTACGTTATCCCTCCATTCTAAGGTGTCTCGAAAAGTGTTTGTGACATGGCGGGACTTTGAAACACCCTTTTAAAATAAATATTAAACCGGAAAGAACCCATAAACCATCGCAATTCCAGCTCCGATGGCTACAGCTGTGAGTAGTGACTCGATTCCTTTGGAAACACCGGAAACAAGGTGGCCAGCCATTAAATCTCGAATCGCATTTGTAATTGGAAGGCCGGGAACAAGTGGCATCACAGCGCCGATGATAATCATTTCCAGACTGGCGCCGAAGCCAAGCAGAAAGCAGGTGGCAGCTGTTAATCCAATGAAAGAGGATCCGATAAACTCTGCAAGAAAGCGAATCTCAACGATTTTATCAAAGAGAATCATCGTTAAGTAACCGATGCTTCCAGCAAGACAAGCCGGCAAAAAGTCTGGCCAGGTGCCGCCAAACATGAGAGCGAAACAACCGCTCACGAGTGTAGCTGCGAGTACTTGGAAGCTTAATGAAAAAGTCGGCACATTTGTTTCTAAGGTTTCCAGCTTGCTATAGGCCTTTTCCAAAGGGAGTTGAAGCGCAACAATTTCCCGGGAAAGCTGATTCACGTTATCAATTTTATGTAAATCGGTAGCCCGTTTCGTAATTCTTAAGAAGTAACTGTTGGATGTGTAATCGGGTGAAAAATGCAGCCCGGTTAATGTCGCATAACTTTGCGGATGCTCGACACCATAAGCCCGTGCAATCCGATCCATGGTATCCTCGACCCGGTATGTCTCCGCCCCGGCAGCCAGCATGATTTTTCCGGCTAATAAACAAATTTTTTCCACTGTTACAGATTGTTTTTCCAAAAGATAATCCTCCCTTCCGATTCTAAATGAACGCTGTCAATTCTCTCTATTTTATTACAGCATTTCCGCTATGCCAATAATAAAGCGTACCTATCCGGATGGGCTAACCGTTACTAGGATAAAAACAATAGCAATCACAGGGATAGCGTTAGCTAAAGCGATGGCGATAAGGATAAAGGACTGGATGCGCTGCTTTAGCTCTTTTCCAACCTCGCCTGCAGGAGAACGTTGGGAGAAAATATAAAAGATATCAATAATCATGAAAAGGGCAACGATGATGATGGGAATGAAAGCATCACTTATTTTCAACTGTTCAGCAGGAGAAAAAACATATCCCAGTATAACCATGGCGATAGGTAACATTTCAACCATAGATACCTTGATAAAAAAACGATTTAAATAGACGGAAAATTGATCCGGGTCTGCCAGCATGTTATCCAATGTGGAACGGAACGTAGCAATAATCCCTAAAACAGCAATAACAGCCGCCAGTACATAGAGATATAAAAACAATCCAGGCACCTCCTGGTGAGAAGTTTTGATGTACTATTGAATGTATCATACCCTCACCTGTAATAAAAGCCATATTTGTCTATTTCGATTCAAGCAAAAACCCTGCCATGAAAGTTTCCCGAAGAATAATTGGATAAATCATTGCGCAATCTAGGAAGAGTCCTATATAATTTAAAGGAGTCGACAGGAAAAAATGTCGAAAACATGAAAATACGAAGGAAACTTGTATGAAGATTATTTTATGATTGCTGCTGAGCGATTCAGGAGTATACGAATGTAAGATTTAGGAGAATACGATGCTTAACTATATAGATTTAACAATAGCCTTCTTCATATCTGCTGTCACAGCTTTGCTGGCTACGTTTCCAGTAAAAAAACTGGCAGTGAAAATAGGAGCAATGGATAAGCCAAATCACCGGAAAATACACCAAAGCGTCACACCGAGATTGGGAGGATTAGCCATTTTTATCGGTGCTTTATTTGGGATGCTTTATTTGCAGCCAAGGCATGTTTTTATTGATGAAATTTTGGTTGGTTCGCTTATCATCTTGATTACCGGCGCATTAGATGATAAATATACGATACGTCCGTTGGTTAAATTATCCGGACAGGTGGTTGCTGCAGGTCTGCTTATTTATGCAGGTTTGATTATTGAGCGGATTACGATCCCGCTCTTAGGTGTTGTGGAGCTCGGCTTTTTGGGCCCGGTCCTTACCTTCTTCTGGATTATTGGAATTACCAACGCCATTAATTTAATTGATGGCCTGGACGGACTGGCTACCGGCGTGACAACCATTGCCATGATCAGTATTTTCGCCATGGCGCTTGTGGATACACAGGTACTTGTCGCTTATTTATGTATTACCTTTATTGGCGCAAATATCGGATTTTTATACCATAATTTTTATCCTGCTAAGATATATATGGGGGACACGGGATCGAATCTGTTGGGGTATATCGTTGCGATTATTTCTATTTTAGGTTTATTTAAAAACATTACCTTCTTCAGTTTCATTATTCCGATTGTAATCCTGGCCGTTCCCATCTTTGATACACTGGTGGCGATGATTCGCCGCATGTATAACAAAGAAGGCATCATGACAGCAGACCGACGTCATATTCATTATCAATTAATCGATGCCGGCTACAGTCACCGGAAAACCGTAGTGATTATTTATCTGTTCAGCGGATTATTTGGGGTGATCGGAATCCTTTTTTCCGAGGCGGATTTAGCCATTTCCCTTATCTTTACCGCTGTGATGATTATTTTATTACATATTTTTGCCGAACTGGCCGGCCTAGTGATGGGTGGAAGAAGACCGGTTGTTACGCTGCTGAGAAGAATCAAGGCATTTTTGTTTAAACCTTTTAAAAAAAGAAAGAAATCAAGAAAAAGCAGTGACTGAGCATTTGTCACTGCTTTTTGAATGGAATTAGCGCTATATATCTTTTATAAGCTCCAGTATTGGAACCCTTCTGCTTCTAAAGCTTCTCTGCCGTAAGCACCCTTAATATCGACAAATACTTTATCTTCCGTTCGGTACATTGGCAGATAGTCGCTTGGATCATATTCGCTGTATTCGCGGTGCGGTACCGCTAAAACAACTGCATCCAAATCGGTTAATTCCTCGTCTGAAACCAAATCAAATCCGAACACTTCTTTGACTTCTTCCGGCTCTGCTTTGGGATCATGTACAAGCACATTCACACCATATTCGGTTAACTCATCCACAATGTCATTGACCTTGGTATTACGCACATCCGCAACATTTTCTTTGAAAGTCAGTCCAAGAATGGCAACACGTGCGCCGTCAACCTGCAGTTTGGATTTAATCATTTTCTTGATGATGCTGCTGGCAATATATCTGCCCATGTCATCATTGATTTTTCTGCCGGCTAAAATAATTTGTGAATGATAACCGAGCTGCTCTGCCCGATAGGTGAAATAGTACGGATCCACTCCGATACAATGTCCGCCGACAAGACCTGGCGTGAACTTCAAGAAGTTCCATTTCGTACCAGCTGCTTCCAGTACATCATTGGTATCGATCTCCATCTTATTGAAGACTATGGAAAGTTCATTCATAAAAGCAATGTTAATATCCCGCTGCGAATTCTCAATGACCTTGGCTGCTTCCGCCACTTTAATCGATTTCGCTTCAAAGATACCAGCTTGAATAATAGAACCATATAAAGCGGAAATTTCTTGTAATGCTTCGTTGTCTGATCCAGACACGATTTTTTGAATCGTTACAAGGGTATTTACCTTATCGCCAGGATTAATTCGTTCCGGCGAATAACCGACTTTAAAGTCTTTACCGAATTCGAGTTGCGAGTTATCCTCTAAAATAGGAATGCAGACTTCTTCCGTTGTTCCTGGGTATACAGTTGACTCATAGACAACAATAGAACCTTTGGAAAGATGCTGTCCTACTGTTTCGCTGGCTGAAATAACCGGTTGTAAATTCGGTGTTTTATCCGAGTTAATCGGTGTCGGCACAGCAACGATATGAAAAGTACAATCACTGATATCGCTGGGTGCGCTTGTGAATGTTAAACTTGTATCTTTTAATGCTTCGTCGCCGACTTCATCGGTGACATCGATTCCTTTTCGATATTGTGCTACTTTTGCTTCGTTTAGGTCAAAACCGACCACATCATATTTTTTTGCTAATTCTACTGCGAGGGGCAGTCCTACATAACCGAGACCAATAACAGAAACCTTGGCTTGTCTATCTTGAATTTGCTGAAATAGATTCATTTGTCTAGCCTGCCTTTTTATATAAATTCATGCAACATATTGCTGGTTACATCATCGTTCATACCTTACATAGGATATATCATAAAAAAATCTTACTCCATCCATATTATACAATTATTCATTTTAGATGTATAGTAAATGGTAGATAAACCTAATGAAGGATCAACAAAAACACACTGGAGGTGAACGGGATGACAGTAAAAAAAGCCATTATTCCAGCTGCGGGTCTGGGCACGAGATTTTTACCGGCAACGAAAGCCCAGCCAAAGGAAATGCTTCCCATTGTCGATAAACCGACGATTCAATATATTGTAGAGGAAGCAGCAGCCTCTGGAATAGAGGACGTCATTATTATTTCCGGAAGAGGCAAACGTGCGATTGAAGATCATTTTGATAAATCCTATGAATTAGAAGAAAAACTGGAGCAGAAACAGGACCTGGAGACATTGGAAGAAGTCAGAAGTATCTCCGGGCTGGCGAACATTCACTATATCCGTCAAAAAGAGCCGCTTGGACTTGGGCATGCTATTGGCTGTGCCAGTGCATTTATCGGCAATGAACCCTTCGCTGTCTTGCTTGGGGATGATATTGTTGTATCGGAAAAGCCATGCCTGAAGCAGCTGATTGATGTTTACGAAGAATATCATACAGCTGTGATTGGAGCTCATTCTGTTCCTTGGGAAAATATCTCGAAATACGGTGTCATTGACCCGGAAAATAAAGAAGAGACATCAGAGAGAACACGCTTTG
The nucleotide sequence above comes from Oceanobacillus timonensis. Encoded proteins:
- a CDS encoding Rpn family recombination-promoting nuclease/putative transposase, whose amino-acid sequence is MFTAPVIFEEKADYMKHDRLTKKLIQEFFEEFIEGFFPDLHPYIDFTNVTFLEQEVYLDYIEGSKKEIDVLAEVKLHYEDKILHIHTEAQSTHEANFPERMFLYFSYLYAKHRKPIQPIAVLSYNRSQEEPTQFKINTPTQEVLQFNFLQLQLRKKNWKEYIQSDNPAAAALLSQMGYEEHERVQVKLEFLRMITRMKINPVQMEFLYGYFETYLKLNKKEGEQMMEKMENLPEEEKEMVMQLPNSYFERGKQEGIEEGIEKGIKKRNRELALKLITRGMSTSDIAEITDLSEAEIKKLASE
- a CDS encoding threonine/serine exporter family protein gives rise to the protein MFDIIVQLAASFIASAGFGVLFNAPKKSLIPCGLVGMLGWILFYTLREFHVDIVAATTFAAMLVSILSQLCSRILKRPIIVFTVSGIIPLVPGGVAYNAMRNFVENDYNTAIQLSAQVMLLAGGIAIGLMFSQVINQIILKWNKAKQ
- a CDS encoding threonine/serine exporter family protein; this encodes MEKQSVTVEKICLLAGKIMLAAGAETYRVEDTMDRIARAYGVEHPQSYATLTGLHFSPDYTSNSYFLRITKRATDLHKIDNVNQLSREIVALQLPLEKAYSKLETLETNVPTFSLSFQVLAATLVSGCFALMFGGTWPDFLPACLAGSIGYLTMILFDKIVEIRFLAEFIGSSFIGLTAATCFLLGFGASLEMIIIGAVMPLVPGLPITNAIRDLMAGHLVSGVSKGIESLLTAVAIGAGIAMVYGFFPV
- a CDS encoding glycosyltransferase family 4 protein, which gives rise to MLNYIDLTIAFFISAVTALLATFPVKKLAVKIGAMDKPNHRKIHQSVTPRLGGLAIFIGALFGMLYLQPRHVFIDEILVGSLIILITGALDDKYTIRPLVKLSGQVVAAGLLIYAGLIIERITIPLLGVVELGFLGPVLTFFWIIGITNAINLIDGLDGLATGVTTIAMISIFAMALVDTQVLVAYLCITFIGANIGFLYHNFYPAKIYMGDTGSNLLGYIVAIISILGLFKNITFFSFIIPIVILAVPIFDTLVAMIRRMYNKEGIMTADRRHIHYQLIDAGYSHRKTVVIIYLFSGLFGVIGILFSEADLAISLIFTAVMIILLHIFAELAGLVMGGRRPVVTLLRRIKAFLFKPFKKRKKSRKSSD
- a CDS encoding nucleotide sugar dehydrogenase gives rise to the protein MNLFQQIQDRQAKVSVIGLGYVGLPLAVELAKKYDVVGFDLNEAKVAQYRKGIDVTDEVGDEALKDTSLTFTSAPSDISDCTFHIVAVPTPINSDKTPNLQPVISASETVGQHLSKGSIVVYESTVYPGTTEEVCIPILEDNSQLEFGKDFKVGYSPERINPGDKVNTLVTIQKIVSGSDNEALQEISALYGSIIQAGIFEAKSIKVAEAAKVIENSQRDINIAFMNELSIVFNKMEIDTNDVLEAAGTKWNFLKFTPGLVGGHCIGVDPYYFTYRAEQLGYHSQIILAGRKINDDMGRYIASSIIKKMIKSKLQVDGARVAILGLTFKENVADVRNTKVNDIVDELTEYGVNVLVHDPKAEPEEVKEVFGFDLVSDEELTDLDAVVLAVPHREYSEYDPSDYLPMYRTEDKVFVDIKGAYGREALEAEGFQYWSL
- the galU gene encoding UTP--glucose-1-phosphate uridylyltransferase GalU, whose protein sequence is MTVKKAIIPAAGLGTRFLPATKAQPKEMLPIVDKPTIQYIVEEAAASGIEDVIIISGRGKRAIEDHFDKSYELEEKLEQKQDLETLEEVRSISGLANIHYIRQKEPLGLGHAIGCASAFIGNEPFAVLLGDDIVVSEKPCLKQLIDVYEEYHTAVIGAHSVPWENISKYGVIDPENKEETSERTRFVHDFVEKPAAGEAPSNLAIMGRYILTPEIFSILQTLPPGKDNEIQLTDALKELNRKQEVVAYNFEGRRYDVGNKFGFIQATIDFALDRADLKDSVMAYMKTKIKKEE